Within the Enterobacter bugandensis genome, the region GAGGCCTGCCCGCTCGGCCTGGCACCAACGTCCAGCACCACCGCCGCGCTGGTCATGGGCGATGCGCTTGCCGTCGCGCTGCTTGAAGCCCGCGGTTTTACGCCGGAAGATTTCGCGCTCTCCCATCCGGGCGGCGCGCTGGGGCGCAAGCTGCTGCTGCGGGTAAACGATATTATGCACACCGGGGATGAGATCCCTCACGTCAGCAAAGAAGCCTCCCTGCGTGATGCGCTGCTGGAAATCACCCGTAAGAATTTGGGTATGACGGTCGTGTGCGACGATCTGATGAAAATTCAGGGGATCTTCACCGATGGCGACCTGCGTCGCGTGTTCGACATGGGTGTAGATGTCCGCACGCTCGGCATTGCCGATGTGATGACGCCCGGCGGCATTCGCGTGCGTCCGGGAACGCTGGCCGTGGATGTGCTGAACCTGATGCAGTCCCGCCATATCACCTCCGTTATGGTTGCCGATGGCGACCAGTTGCTGGGTGTGGTACATATGCATGATCTGCTGCGCGCTGGCGTAGTGTAATAAAGGATAAGACAATGAGTAATGCGGGTGCATCCCTTGCAACCTGTTATGGTCCGGTCAGTACCCAGATGATGGCAAAGGCGGAAAATATTCGTCTGCTCATTCTGGATGTGGATGGCGTACTTTCCGATGGCCTGATTTACATGGGCAATAATGGTGAAGAGCTGAAAGCGTTTAACGTTCGCGACGGCTACGGTATCCGCTGTGCGCTCACCTCGGGTATCGAGGTTGCTATCATCACCGGACGAAAAGCTAAACTGGTAGAAGACCGCTGTGAAACCTTAGGCATTACCCATCTTTACCAGGGTCAATCCGATAAGATGGCAGCGTTCAATGATTTACTGGGTAAACTGGCTATCGCACCGGAAAACGTGGCCTACGTCGGGGACGACCTGATTGACTGGCCGGTGATGGCTGAAGTCGGTCTCAGCATCGCGGTTGCTGATGCTCATCCGCTGTTAATCCCGCGCGCTGACTACGTTACCCACATCAACGGTGGCCGGGGTGCCGTCCGTGAAGTCTGCGATCTGCTTCTGCTGGCGCAGGGCAAGCTTGATGAAGCCAAAGGGCAATCGATATGAGTAAAACCAGACGTTGGGTTATCATTCTGCTTTCGCTTGTCGCACTGGTATTGATTGGCGTGAACCTTGCCGATCGCGACGATACGCAAACGGAAGTCGTCAACAATAACGATCCAACCTATAAAAGCGATCACAGCGACACCGTGGTCTATAGCCCGGAAGGAGCGCTGAATTATCGCCTGATTGCCCAGCACGTTGAATACTTTTCCGATGACGGCGTTTCGTGGTTTACCCAACCTGTCATGACCACTTTCGATAAAGACAAAGTGCCGACGTGGTCAATTAAGTCAGATCGGGCCAAACTGACAAATGACCGTATGCTTTATCTGTATGGCCACGTTGAAGTCAACGCCCTGACCGCTGACTCGCAACTGCGAAAAATTACGACGGATAATGCCCAGATCAACCTGGTAACCCAGGACGTGACGTCGCAGGATCTGGTCACACTGTATGGCACAACATTTAATTCCAGCGGTTTAAGAATGCGCGGGAACTTACGCAGCAAGAACGCCGAGCTGATTGAAAAGGTTAGAACCTCCTATGAAATTCAAAACAAACAAACTCAGCCTTAAAGTAATTATCGCCAGCGCGATGCTGGCGGCCAGTCTCCCCGCGCTTGCTGTAACGGGCGATACCGACCAGCCGATCCATATCGAGTCCGACACTCAGTCTCTCGATATGCAGGGTAACGTCGTCACCTTCACGGGTAACGTCGTCATGACTCAGGGGACCATCAAAATTAACGCCGATAAAGTGGTCGTTACCCGTCCGGGCGGCGAGCAGGGCAAAGAGATCATTGATGGTTACGGCAACCCGGCCACCTTCTACCAGATGCAGGACAACGGCAAGCCGGTGAAGGGCCACGCCTCGCATATGCACTATGAGTTGGCGAAGGACCTGGTCATCCTGACCGGAAACGCGTATCTGGAACAGCTGGACAGCAATATTACCGGTGACCAGATTACCTATCTGGTGAAAGAGCAAAAAATGCAGGCCTCCAGCGAGAAAGGCAAACGCGTAACCACTGTGCTGGTTCCGTCGCAGCTGCAGGACAAAGGCAAGGGCCAGGCCCCGGCACAGAAGAAGAGTAACTAATTCGCTATGGCAACATTAACTGCAAAAAATCTCGCGAAGGCCTATAAGGGCCGCCGTGTCGTAGAAGATGTCAGTCTGACCGTCAACTCCGGCGAAATTGTGGGCCTGCTTGGCCCGAACGGTGCGGGTAAAACCACCACCTTCTACATGGTGGTGGGTATTGTGCCGCGCGATGCCGGCAACATTATTATTGACGATGAAGATATCAGCCTGCTGCCGCTGCACGCGCGCGCGCGCCGTGGCATCGGCTATCTGCCGCAGGAAGCCTCTATTTTCCGTCGTCTGAGCGTCTTTGATAACCTGATGGCAGTCCTGCAAATTCGCGACGACCTGACCAACGAACAGCGTCAGGATCGCGCCAACGAGCTGATGGAAGAGTTTCATATCGAACACCTGCGCGACAGCCTGGGCCAGGCCTTGTCCGGGGGGGAACGCCGTCGTGTTGAGATTGCGCGCGCGCTGGCCGCCAATCCGAAGTTTATCCTTCTGGATGAACCGTTTGCGGGCGTTGACCCGATCTCCGTTATCGACATTAAACGCATTATCGAGCATCTGCGTGACAGCGGACTTGGCGTGCTGATCACCGACCACAACGTTCGTGAAACGCTGGCGGTATGTGAACGCGCGTATATCGTGAGCCAGGGCAATCTGATCGCTCACGGTACGCCGCAGCAGATCCTCGAAGACGATCATGTTAAGCGCGTCTATCTTGGGGAAGACTTCAGACTCTGATAGGGTAGAGGTAACGTAACGCCGAACCGGAGAAAAATGCTCTGAACATGAAGCAAGGTTTGCAATTAAGGCTCAGCCAACAGCTGGCGATGACGCCGCAGTTACAGCAGGCAATTCGTCTGTTGCAACTGTCCACCTTAGAACTCCAGCAGGAGCTCCAGCAGGCGCTGGACAGCAATCCCCTGCTGGAGCAAGCCGATCTTCATGACGAGGTAGATACCCAGCAGTCACAGGACACAGAAGCGCTCGACACCGCGGATGCACTCGAACAAAAAGAGATGCCGGACGAGCTTCCGCTGGATGCCAGCTGGGATGAAATCTATACCGCCGGGACCCCTTCCGGCACGCGTGCAGACTACCAGGACGACGAGCTACCGGTCTACCAGGGCGAAACCACCCAGTCGCTGCAGGATTACCTGATGTGGCAGGTAGAGCTTACCCCCTTCTCCGATACCGACCGCGCTATTGCCACGTCGATTGTCGACGCCGTTGATGACACCGGTTATTTGACCGTCACGCTGGACGACATTCTGGAAAGCATGGGCGATGAAGAGATTGAGATTGAGGAGATTGAAGCGGTACTGAAACGCATTCAGCGCTTCGATCCGGTCGGGGTGGCCGCGAAGGACCTGCGCGACTGTCTGCTGATCCAGCTTTCTCAGTTCAGCAAAGAGACGCCGTGGCTCGACGAGGCACGCTTAATCATCAGCGATCATCTGGATCTTCTGGCTAACCACGATTTCCGCACCCTGATGCGCGTCACGCGCCTGAAGGAAGAGGTGCTGAAAGAGGCGGTAAATCTGATTCAGTCCCTCGATCCGCGTCCCGGTCAGTCGATCCAGACCAGCGAACCCGAGTACGTTATCCCGGACGTGCTGGTCAGAAAACACAATGACCGCTGGGTCGTTGAACTGAACTCTGATAGCATCCCTCGCCTGCAAATCAACCAGCAGTACGCCTCCATGTGTACCAGCGCGCGCAACGACTCCGACAATCAATATATTCGCAGCAATCTTCAGGAAGCGCGATGGTTGATCAAGAGCCTTGAGAGCCGGAATGATACCCTGCTTCGCGTGAGCCGCTGCATCGTCGAACAGCAGCAGGCCTTCTTTGAGCAGGGCGAAGAGTATATGAAACCGATGGTGCTGGCGGATATCGCCCAGGCCGTCGAGATGCATGAATCCACTATTTCCCGCGTTACTACGCAGAAGTATCTGCACAGTCCGCGCGGTATTTTTGAGCTTAAGTATTTCTTCTCCAGCCACGTGAACACCGAGGGTGGCGGCGAAGCCTCCTCAACGGCGATTCGCGCCCTGGTGAAGAAGTTGATCGCCGCGGAGAATCCCGCGAAGCCACTAAGTGACAGTAAGTTGACCACCATGCTGTCCGATCAGGGTATTATGGTGGCACGTCGTACTGTTGCGAAGTATCGAGAGTCTTTATCCATTCCGCCGTCTAACCAGCGTAAACAGCTGGTCTGACACAACCGATAAGGAAGACACTATGCAGCTCAATATCACAGGACATAACGTCGAGATTACTGAGGCTTTACGTGACTTCGTGAACGCTAAGTTCGCGAAACTCGAGCAGTATTTCGAAAGGATCAATCAGGTCTACGTTGTGTTAAAAGTGGAGAAAGTGACTCATATCTCGGATGCAACCCTGCATGTAAACGGGGGTGAACTCCATGCCAGTGCGGAAGGGCAAGACATGTACGCGGCTATCGACGGCTTGATTGACAAGCTTGCGCGACAGCTCAATAAACATAAAGATAAACTGAAACAACACTAATTGTCCGGGCAGTTAACGGGTGCAGGACGGCCTGTTGTGAAACACAACGGGCCATTTGTACAGTTAGCGCTTAGGTGAAATTATGATGAACAACGATTCCGCTCTTCAACTGAGCAATGTCCTTAACCAGGAATGTACCCGCAGTGCCGTTCACTGCCAGAGCAAAAAACGTGCGCTGGAGATCATCAGTGAATTGGCTGCAAAACAGCTGGGCCTGCCGCCGCAGGTGGTGTTCGAAGCCATTCTGACCCGTGAAAAGATGGGCAGTACCGGTATCGGCAACGGCATCGCGATCCCGCACGGCAAGCTGGAAGAGGACACCCTGCGTGCCGTCGGTGTGTTTGTGCAGCTGGAAACGCCAATCGCTTTTGACGCCATTGATAACCAGCCCGTCGATCTCCTCTTCGCGCTGTTGGTGCCTGCCGACCAGACCAAGACCCACCTGCATACGCTTTCGCTGGTTGCTAAACGTCTGGCGGATAAAACCATCTGCCGTCGACTGCGCTCAGCCCAAAGTGATGAAGAGCTTTATCAAATTATCACTGAAGCAGAAGGCAATCAGGATGACGCATAACCAGGTGATGGCCTTCACATCTGTTGTCCTGAGGAGAAACGGAACATGGTGCTGATGATTGTCAGCGGTCGTTCAGGGTCGGGGAAATCCGTTGCTCTGCGCGCGCTGGAAGACATGGGTTTTTACTGCGTCGATAACCTGCCGGTCGTGTTATTGCCCGATTTGGCACGCACGTTAGCGGAGAGACAAACCTCCGCCGCCGTCAGTATCGACGTTCGTAACATGCCGGAATCGCCAGAGATCTTCGAACAGGCAATGAGTAACCTGCCTGACGCGTTCTCGCCTCAGCTGCTGTTCCTTGACGCCGACCGCAATACCCTGATCCGCCGCTACAGCGACACCCGTCGTCTGCATCCGCTTTCCAGCAAGAATCTCTCGCTGGAGAGCGCCATCGACGAAGAGAGCGATCTGCTTGAGCCGCTGCGCTCTCGTGCCGATCTGATTGTCGACACCTCAGAGATGTCCGTTCACGAGCTGGCGGAAATGCTGCGAACCCGGCTGCTGGGCAAACGCGAGCGCGAGCTGACGATGGTGTTCGAATCCTTCGGCTTTAAGCACGGTATTCCGATTGATGCGGACTATGTTTTCGACGTGCGCTTCCTGCCGAACCCGCACTGGGATCCTAAACTGCGTCCAATGACCGGTCTGGATAAGCCCGTGGCGGCGTTCCTCGACCGACACACAGAAGTTCACAATTTTATCTACCAGACGCGAAGCTACCTTGAGCTATGGTTACCTATGCTGGAGACAAACAATCGTAGCTACCTGACAGTGGCGATTGGCTGTACCGGCGGTAAACATCGTTCGGTCTACATCGCCGAACAGCTGGCCGACTATTTCCGCTCGCGCGGTAAGAACGTTCAGTCCCGTCATCGCACGCTGGAAAAACGTAAAACATGACCGTAAAACAAACCGTTGAGATCACCAATAAGCTGGGCATGCATGCACGCCCGGCGATGAAGCTGTTTGAGCTGATGCAGGGTTTCGATGCAGAAGTGCTGCTGCGTAATGACGAAGGCACCGAAGCGGAAGCCAACAGCGTGATTGCGCTGCTGATGCTGGACTCCGCCAAAGGGCGTCAGATTGAGGTTGAAGCCACCGGTCCTCAGGAAGAGGAAGCTCTGGCAGCGGTAGTTGCGCTGTTTAACGCCGGGTTCGACGAAGATTAGGCCTGCTATTATTCTGGCGGGTGGCGCTGCGCTTACCCGCCCTACATTAACGCATTTCTCTCCATAAACCCTTCCCCACCCAGCTGGCGCATCTGGCGCATGATCCACGCCTGACGGCTTCGCACGTACCCTGACGGGGCGCTGGCCTTGAAGCGGACAGGATTAGGCAGAACAGCCGCGAGCAGCGCCGCCTCCGACATGCTCAGCCTGCTGGCAGGTTTATTAAAATAGCGTTGTGATGCAGCTTCGACACCAAATACCCCGTCGCCGAACTCGGCGATATTAAGGTAAACGGTCAGAATACGCTTTTTGCTCCAGACCGTTTCCATTCCCAGGGTCAGGCCCGCTTCCAGCCCTTTTCGCACCCAGCTTCGGCCATCCCACAGGAACAGGTTTTTAGCCGTCTGCTGCGACAGCGTTGACGCACCGCGCACGCGGTTTTCGTGACGTTCGTTATGGGCCAGCGCCTTTTCGATCGCGGCCACATCAAACCCCCAGTGCTGCGGGAATTTTTGATCTTCCGCCGCGATAACCGCCAGCCCCATGAACGGAGAAATTTCATCCATGCTCACCCAGTCAGAATGGGCAACATAGCCGAAATCACCGGAGAACCACGCGCTAAGCTGGCGCTCAACCATGACCGCTGAAAACGGTACCGGCAAAATGCTGAACACGGCCAGGCCGCCCCCCCAGAACACCGCCAGGACGAGAACGATGCGTAAAAGAAGGCGTTTCACCCATGCGCCTGCGGAAGACTGACGCCTCATTCCGTCAGCACCAGCACTCGGGCGACCAGCTTTTCAATGCCCACGGCGGCTTCCGCAATATTCTTCGCCAGCATATACGCGGGCGTGGTGACAATTTTGTTGTCCTCATCCACCACAATGTCATCGACCGGGCACGGAACGTGTTCGCCCCCCATATCCTCGACGACCTCTGCGGTATCAATATCGGTTCCGATCGTCAGCCGTAACGGAAAATCGAAAATATTTGGCAGCATGGCCGGTGCAATACAGATAAAACCCAGCGGCTTGCCCGCGGCATGCATCGCCAGCGTCAGCGCTTTGAGATCAGGGTCAACCGTGCATGCGGCACCTTCGGCAGCAAAGGTGCTGAGATTTTTCGCGGCGCCGAAGCCGCCCGGCACAATGAGCGCATCCAGTTCAGCGGCATCTGCCTTCGCCAGCGGATGAATCTCTCCCCGGGCAATACGCGCGGCTTCAATCAGCACGTTACGCGTTTCGCCCATCGGCTCGCCGGTCAGATGGTTAATCACATCCGACTGATTTTTGTCGGGCGCAAAACAGATAACCTCTGCTCCCTGTTTTGTCAGGGCCAGCAGCGTGATTACGGCTTCATGTATTTCTGAACCATCAAAAACACCGCATCCGCTCAGGACAACACCAATTTTTTTCATCTTGACGATCCTTCTTTGCAACTCGCTGAAGCACATTAATAATTTTGATTAAAACGCTATGCTTCACACATTTCACTGATTCATGTAACAAACCATTTAAGATTTGCTATCTTATCTGCGTGCGGCCTAAATTTTTACGGCGGCGCCGATTAGAAAATTACTTTAAAAAACAGGCGCAGCCACGATTTCCCTGGTGTTGGCGCAGTATTCGCGCACCCCGGTCTAGCCGGGGTCATTTTTTTCTGGCATCCACCCAGGCTTTAAGCACCGCAACATCGTTCTGCCACTCTTGTTTCATCTCTTCAACCCAATCACCAACGTTATCTTCCCAAGCTGGTAAATCAGGCGACTGAATCTGTTGACCCAGTTGCTGCAGGTGGCGTAACCCGACCGAGCCGGCTGCGCCTTTGATTTTATGCCCTTCTTCCACGATGCCCTTCTGGTCACGCGCCGTCAGGTTTGACTCCAGCACGCTCAGATAACCCGGCATCATTTTTTCAAACACCGCCAGGCCGTCGGTAATCAGTTTCGGGCCGACCAGATCGATATACTGCTCCAGCATCGCGGTATCGAGTATCGTTTGGGCTTTTGCGCTATCAACAGACGTCATGGTGCTCTCCTCTTCATCGTGGGTATCCCAGAACTTCTTGATCATGGCGGTCAGAGCAGGCACCGCCAGAGGCTTGCTGAGTACATCGTCCATACCGGCGTCGAGGTACTCTTTTTTATCTTTCAGCACGTTCGCCGTCAGCGCCACCAGCGGCGGCAGTTCATCAGCCGCGTACTGACGCGTCAGTTCACGCGAGATATCCAGCCCGGTCATATCCGGCAACTGGATATCCAGCAGAACGAGGTCATATTCACCAGGTGTAAACATCTC harbors:
- the rpoN gene encoding RNA polymerase factor sigma-54 translates to MKQGLQLRLSQQLAMTPQLQQAIRLLQLSTLELQQELQQALDSNPLLEQADLHDEVDTQQSQDTEALDTADALEQKEMPDELPLDASWDEIYTAGTPSGTRADYQDDELPVYQGETTQSLQDYLMWQVELTPFSDTDRAIATSIVDAVDDTGYLTVTLDDILESMGDEEIEIEEIEAVLKRIQRFDPVGVAAKDLRDCLLIQLSQFSKETPWLDEARLIISDHLDLLANHDFRTLMRVTRLKEEVLKEAVNLIQSLDPRPGQSIQTSEPEYVIPDVLVRKHNDRWVVELNSDSIPRLQINQQYASMCTSARNDSDNQYIRSNLQEARWLIKSLESRNDTLLRVSRCIVEQQQAFFEQGEEYMKPMVLADIAQAVEMHESTISRVTTQKYLHSPRGIFELKYFFSSHVNTEGGGEASSTAIRALVKKLIAAENPAKPLSDSKLTTMLSDQGIMVARRTVAKYRESLSIPPSNQRKQLV
- the elbB gene encoding isoprenoid biosynthesis glyoxalase ElbB — translated: MKKIGVVLSGCGVFDGSEIHEAVITLLALTKQGAEVICFAPDKNQSDVINHLTGEPMGETRNVLIEAARIARGEIHPLAKADAAELDALIVPGGFGAAKNLSTFAAEGAACTVDPDLKALTLAMHAAGKPLGFICIAPAMLPNIFDFPLRLTIGTDIDTAEVVEDMGGEHVPCPVDDIVVDEDNKIVTTPAYMLAKNIAEAAVGIEKLVARVLVLTE
- the lptA gene encoding lipopolysaccharide ABC transporter substrate-binding protein LptA, translating into MKFKTNKLSLKVIIASAMLAASLPALAVTGDTDQPIHIESDTQSLDMQGNVVTFTGNVVMTQGTIKINADKVVVTRPGGEQGKEIIDGYGNPATFYQMQDNGKPVKGHASHMHYELAKDLVILTGNAYLEQLDSNITGDQITYLVKEQKMQASSEKGKRVTTVLVPSQLQDKGKGQAPAQKKSN
- the npr gene encoding PTS phosphocarrier protein NPr; the encoded protein is MTVKQTVEITNKLGMHARPAMKLFELMQGFDAEVLLRNDEGTEAEANSVIALLMLDSAKGRQIEVEATGPQEEEALAAVVALFNAGFDED
- the ptsN gene encoding PTS IIA-like nitrogen regulatory protein PtsN, translated to MMNNDSALQLSNVLNQECTRSAVHCQSKKRALEIISELAAKQLGLPPQVVFEAILTREKMGSTGIGNGIAIPHGKLEEDTLRAVGVFVQLETPIAFDAIDNQPVDLLFALLVPADQTKTHLHTLSLVAKRLADKTICRRLRSAQSDEELYQIITEAEGNQDDA
- the lptC gene encoding LPS export ABC transporter periplasmic protein LptC — translated: MSKTRRWVIILLSLVALVLIGVNLADRDDTQTEVVNNNDPTYKSDHSDTVVYSPEGALNYRLIAQHVEYFSDDGVSWFTQPVMTTFDKDKVPTWSIKSDRAKLTNDRMLYLYGHVEVNALTADSQLRKITTDNAQINLVTQDVTSQDLVTLYGTTFNSSGLRMRGNLRSKNAELIEKVRTSYEIQNKQTQP
- the kdsD gene encoding arabinose-5-phosphate isomerase KdsD, whose protein sequence is MSQIELQPGFDFQKAGKEVLEIEREGLAQLDQYINQDFSLACEKIFYCAGKVVVMGMGKSGHIGRKMAATFASTGTSSFFVHPGEAAHGDLGMVTPQDVVIALSNSGESNEILALIPVLKRLQVPLICMTSRPESSMARAADIHLCVKVPKEACPLGLAPTSSTTAALVMGDALAVALLEARGFTPEDFALSHPGGALGRKLLLRVNDIMHTGDEIPHVSKEASLRDALLEITRKNLGMTVVCDDLMKIQGIFTDGDLRRVFDMGVDVRTLGIADVMTPGGIRVRPGTLAVDVLNLMQSRHITSVMVADGDQLLGVVHMHDLLRAGVV
- the hpf gene encoding ribosome hibernation promoting factor gives rise to the protein MQLNITGHNVEITEALRDFVNAKFAKLEQYFERINQVYVVLKVEKVTHISDATLHVNGGELHASAEGQDMYAAIDGLIDKLARQLNKHKDKLKQH
- the mtgA gene encoding monofunctional biosynthetic peptidoglycan transglycosylase, whose translation is MRRQSSAGAWVKRLLLRIVLVLAVFWGGGLAVFSILPVPFSAVMVERQLSAWFSGDFGYVAHSDWVSMDEISPFMGLAVIAAEDQKFPQHWGFDVAAIEKALAHNERHENRVRGASTLSQQTAKNLFLWDGRSWVRKGLEAGLTLGMETVWSKKRILTVYLNIAEFGDGVFGVEAASQRYFNKPASRLSMSEAALLAAVLPNPVRFKASAPSGYVRSRQAWIMRQMRQLGGEGFMERNALM
- the kdsC gene encoding 3-deoxy-manno-octulosonate-8-phosphatase KdsC codes for the protein MSNAGASLATCYGPVSTQMMAKAENIRLLILDVDGVLSDGLIYMGNNGEELKAFNVRDGYGIRCALTSGIEVAIITGRKAKLVEDRCETLGITHLYQGQSDKMAAFNDLLGKLAIAPENVAYVGDDLIDWPVMAEVGLSIAVADAHPLLIPRADYVTHINGGRGAVREVCDLLLLAQGKLDEAKGQSI
- the rapZ gene encoding RNase adapter RapZ; the protein is MVLMIVSGRSGSGKSVALRALEDMGFYCVDNLPVVLLPDLARTLAERQTSAAVSIDVRNMPESPEIFEQAMSNLPDAFSPQLLFLDADRNTLIRRYSDTRRLHPLSSKNLSLESAIDEESDLLEPLRSRADLIVDTSEMSVHELAEMLRTRLLGKRERELTMVFESFGFKHGIPIDADYVFDVRFLPNPHWDPKLRPMTGLDKPVAAFLDRHTEVHNFIYQTRSYLELWLPMLETNNRSYLTVAIGCTGGKHRSVYIAEQLADYFRSRGKNVQSRHRTLEKRKT
- the lptB gene encoding LPS export ABC transporter ATP-binding protein, whose amino-acid sequence is MATLTAKNLAKAYKGRRVVEDVSLTVNSGEIVGLLGPNGAGKTTTFYMVVGIVPRDAGNIIIDDEDISLLPLHARARRGIGYLPQEASIFRRLSVFDNLMAVLQIRDDLTNEQRQDRANELMEEFHIEHLRDSLGQALSGGERRRVEIARALAANPKFILLDEPFAGVDPISVIDIKRIIEHLRDSGLGVLITDHNVRETLAVCERAYIVSQGNLIAHGTPQQILEDDHVKRVYLGEDFRL